The following are encoded together in the Pleurocapsa sp. FMAR1 genome:
- a CDS encoding YtxH domain-containing protein, translating to MSRPKSTGVFIGGIIVGSAVGTALGLLIAPRTGKDTRKVIKKSADALPELTEDLATSLQMQADRLSASTLENWEGTLSRLRRAIAAGIETSRETNRAAQSNPQKDLNSSITDRF from the coding sequence ATGTCTAGACCAAAATCAACAGGAGTATTTATTGGTGGAATAATTGTTGGTAGCGCAGTGGGGACGGCATTAGGATTGTTAATTGCTCCTCGTACAGGAAAAGATACTCGAAAAGTAATCAAAAAGTCTGCTGATGCATTACCAGAGCTAACCGAAGATTTAGCCACTAGTCTTCAAATGCAGGCAGATCGCTTGTCTGCAAGTACTTTAGAGAATTGGGAAGGTACATTAAGTAGATTGCGTAGAGCGATCGCTGCTGGTATTGAAACTAGTCGAGAAACTAATCGTGCTGCTCAATCGAATCCTCAAAAAGATTTAAATTCTTCTATTACCGATCGCTTCT
- a CDS encoding DUF4870 domain-containing protein, giving the protein MQAESNFDKQKLLSAMAHGSVFISALVVSIGIPIAILVVSEDVLVKENAKEAINFHLNVWLVGGIIAILSFFTLGLLGFILGPIWLLVHWGFSIWAVVQCLQTPEKAFRYPFIFRLV; this is encoded by the coding sequence ATGCAAGCAGAATCTAATTTCGATAAACAAAAATTGCTTTCTGCCATGGCTCATGGCTCAGTATTTATTAGTGCCTTAGTAGTCTCTATAGGTATACCAATTGCAATTTTAGTAGTGTCTGAGGATGTTTTAGTTAAGGAAAACGCCAAAGAAGCAATTAACTTTCATCTAAATGTGTGGCTTGTTGGAGGCATTATTGCTATCCTTTCCTTTTTCACCCTTGGTTTATTAGGTTTTATTTTAGGACCTATATGGCTCTTAGTTCATTGGGGTTTTTCAATTTGGGCAGTCGTTCAATGTTTACAAACCCCAGAAAAAGCTTTTCGCTATCCATTTATCTTTCGATTAGTTTAA
- a CDS encoding photosystem II reaction center protein K: MEAAIILADLPEAYAMFKPLVDVLPLIPVFFLLLAFVWQAAVGFK; encoded by the coding sequence ATGGAAGCTGCAATAATCTTGGCAGATCTACCTGAAGCTTATGCTATGTTTAAGCCCTTGGTAGACGTTTTGCCTCTCATTCCCGTGTTCTTTCTTCTTTTAGCTTTTGTTTGGCAAGCAGCAGTAGGATTTAAGTAA
- the psbA gene encoding photosystem II q(b) protein — translation MTTTLQQTQTQNSWERFCQWITSTNNRIYVGWFGVLMIPTLLAATTCFLIAFVAAPPVDIDGIREPVAGSLLYGNNIISGAVVPSSNAIGLHFYPIWEAASLDEWLYNGGPYQLIVFHFLIGVFSYLGRQWELSFRLGMRPWICVAYSAPVSAATAVFLIYPLGQGSFSDGMPLGISGTFNFMLVFQAEHNILMHPFHMLGVAGVFGGALFSAMHGSLVTSSLVRETTETESQNYGYKFGQEEETYNIVAAHGYFGRLIFQYASFNNSRALHFFLGAWPVIGIWLTAMGISTMAFNLNGFNFNQSVMDSQGRVVNTWADILNRANLGFEVMHERNAHNFPLDLASGDIAPVALTAPAING, via the coding sequence ATGACAACCACTCTACAACAAACCCAAACCCAGAATAGCTGGGAAAGGTTCTGTCAGTGGATCACCAGCACCAACAACCGTATCTATGTCGGTTGGTTCGGCGTCTTGATGATTCCTACACTACTTGCAGCAACAACCTGTTTCCTAATCGCCTTCGTCGCAGCACCACCAGTAGACATCGATGGTATCAGAGAGCCTGTAGCAGGTTCCTTGCTTTACGGAAACAACATAATTTCTGGTGCAGTAGTACCTAGTTCTAACGCCATTGGACTTCACTTCTACCCAATTTGGGAAGCAGCCTCACTTGACGAGTGGCTGTATAACGGTGGACCATACCAACTGATTGTCTTTCACTTCCTAATCGGCGTATTCTCATACCTCGGTCGTCAGTGGGAACTATCATTCCGTTTAGGAATGCGTCCTTGGATATGTGTAGCCTACTCAGCACCAGTATCAGCAGCCACAGCAGTATTTCTAATCTATCCACTAGGACAAGGAAGCTTCAGTGATGGAATGCCTCTGGGTATCTCTGGAACATTCAACTTCATGTTGGTATTCCAAGCAGAACACAATATTCTGATGCACCCCTTCCATATGTTAGGAGTAGCAGGAGTATTCGGTGGAGCATTATTCTCTGCCATGCACGGTTCACTAGTAACATCGTCCTTAGTACGTGAAACAACCGAAACCGAATCACAAAACTACGGATACAAATTCGGACAAGAAGAAGAAACATACAACATCGTCGCAGCCCACGGCTACTTCGGTCGTCTAATCTTCCAATATGCGTCCTTTAACAACTCCAGAGCTTTGCACTTCTTCTTAGGAGCATGGCCAGTGATTGGAATCTGGTTAACAGCAATGGGAATATCCACCATGGCGTTCAACCTAAATGGATTCAACTTCAACCAGTCGGTAATGGATTCACAAGGGCGTGTAGTCAACACTTGGGCAGACATCTTAAACCGAGCCAACCTAGGTTTTGAAGTAATGCACGAACGTAACGCTCACAACTTCCCGCTTGATCTTGCTAGTGGCGATATTGCTCCTGTAGCATTAACTGCTCCTGCTATCAACGGTTAA